TATCGCGAAGCCCTCCGCATTGCCCCTGATTTTGTGCCCGCCCGCGACAATCTTGCCCGCCTTTACTATCAAATGGGACGGTTGGAGGACGCCGAGAAAGAATTCCGGATTATTCTTGAAAAGTTTCCCGATCGGGGCGATATTCACTATTCGTTGGGGCTCCTGCTAGCCGAACAACCAGGCCGAATGCTGGACGCCACCGCGGAATTGCTCGAAGCCGCACGACTTTTGCCGACTGAACCTCGGGTTTTATACAACGCCGGCTTGGCATTGCAAAAAATTGGAAAACTAGAGCAGGCAGAAGAGTATCTCGCACGCGCTTATCGCCTGGGAACACCCACGCCGGATCTGCTTCAGGCTTATGCCCTGTGCCTGGTGGAACTGAAACGCTGTGCCGCCGCTCGGTCGATCGCTGAGGAACTGCGTCAACGGTATCCGTCCCCGGAAGCGGACGTCTTCTATCGCCAGATTGTCGATCGCTGCTCCCACCTGCAATAAATGGCCCGCTGGAAGTTGGTCCCAGTCAGACTGCCCCGTCGTCATGAGCCGCTCTTCCAAGACCGGCAAAAACTCTGCAACGAAAACACATGATTAAAAAGAATTGGAAAATACTTTAGTCGTAATTACAGTTAAATCGGGGTCAGTGACACGAGTAAATATTCTTCTCCGTAACAATCCAGTCCATGCGAATATCATGCGGAAGCATGGGAATTTCTTCCACGAGTTGCCATTCAAAAGCCAGCCCGACCTTGGGAACACGCGGTGAAAGTTGTTTGAGAAAGCGGTCGTAATACCCTTTTCCCCGTCCCAGCCGTCCGCCCCGACGATCGAAACCGAGTCCCGGTACAAGCACAACGTCCAGTTCCTCCGGTGTTGCCACGCGATCGACGGCCGTGCGAAACCACTCGGCAGGCTCCAAAATACCAAGCGTGCCGGGGACGAGTTCGTCGAAGTTGCGGAATCGAAACAATCGGAGTTCCGTGCTCTCGCACCACGGGATCACAACGTTCTTGGCCTCGCGCCGCATTTCCTGGAGCAACTCATGGGTGCACACCTCCCGCGGAAGGCTGACAAAGCACATGACCGTGTTCGCGGCCCGAAACGGCGGAAAGGATTTCAACTGGCTCACCACAAGCCGAGAAGCCGCCTCAATCCATTCTTGGGGGACGCTGGATTGCACGGCTCGCAGTCGTCGGCGAAGCTCCTGTTTCCTCGCCAGAATTTCTTGGAGTGGTTCCATTTTTCAGTCGCTTTTATTTCGCTGCTGTTGTGCTTACTATGGCAGGGGTCTTGATAGCGAAATTTCTACCGCACGATACGGTGAGCGAATAGCCCCTCAAGTCCGTACCACCCTGGGGCCTCTCCCTTTCGCCGGATCGGGCAACGGCCTGGTTTCACCGGACCATGCACGAAACGTCTATCGCCAGAGGTGCCAGACTAATTATTAAATATAGTCCAGCAAGGTCATGCGGAAAATTCGTGCGGTAGCCTGAAGCGCGGCCTGATACGCCGATTGCTTGGCCACCAGCGAGGAAATCACCTCTGCCAGATCGGCATCGTAATCCGAGGAAAGAGCTGTTTGAAGCTGGAGGTTTTCGTCTTCCAACCTCTGGGCAAGAATATCCAGGCCCTGCTGCTTGGCGCCCAGTTCCGCCCGGGCAAAATTCAGATTAAGAACAGACTGATCGAGTAAATCCACAGCCCGCTGGGCTTCGCTCACATCGTTCTCAATGAGAGCCCTGTGAAGCCGCACGAGGGCGGTGAAAATGCCCTCCGTTTCAAGTGGATGAACGTCCCGCCCGGTCAACCGTGCTCCCTCACCCCCGTCGACAGTCGGAGGATTCTGAGGATCGGTCAGGGCCACGGTGCCGCTTCCGTCATTTCCATCCTGGCCATCGAGGACCATTTCAAACATCTGGGGTGCGACCGGATCGGCCTGAAAGAGCTGGATGAGTTCGCTGGCCGTGGTGACACCCGGCTGGATCTTAAATCGCAGTGTCTTTGAAGTGGGATCAAAACTGAAACTTGCCGGCGTGCCGCCAGAGTCCTCAACGATCACGCGATACCCGTTGGCTTCGGAAGTTGAGCCGCGCGTACGAATGATCAAATCGTTGTTGGTTCCCGGCGAATTGACCACGACCTGACCACGACTTCCCGCGTTCGTGGCCGTACTCCTTTCGGCTCCGGGCGGAATCAGCCCCAAATCGATGGCGGCTGTGCTCAACTTTGTCCGTTCCACGGTAAGAACGCCGGGACCGACACTTTCATCCACCAATTCGATGCCATTGCCATATTTGGCCAGACGGGCAGTCAGCAAGGGTGGCTCGCCCGGTGCCCGCGGTGGATTACTCGGATGGTTATTAATTCGATCGATGATATCCTGGAGCGTCTGCGCGCCGGCGATATCAATTTCCAGCTTGACGCCGTCAGCCCGCGTGATGACAAAATCGACACCCCCGGCGCTCCCGCCGCTCGTCTGTACCTCCCCAATACTCAACAGCCCGGAACCGTTATTCGCGCCGTTCTCGTCGGCAAGCCGGAGATCGAAATAATCCCGCGCGCCAGGCGTTGCGGCGAACAGCTCGACAATCTTTTGGGCGGTTGTACTCCCGGGAACTATCCCGATCGCGATCTCTTTTTGAACCGGGTCAAAACTGATCGTTTCTGAACCGGGCGGCCCACCTGTGTCGAAGAAACGCAGTTTGTATCCATTCCATTCCGCTCCCGGGACCCTGGCCTGCAATATCAAAGCGTTATTCGCGCCAATGGGATTAAAGATAACCTGCGCAGTTTGCCCTACCTCCTGATAATCGTGTACTCCGCGTCCAAAGTTCAGCTCGCTCAATCGGGTGGACCCGGTTAACGTGCGCACGCCCAGTTGGGTGGCTGTTTTCCCGCCATTCTCTCCAATCGCGAAATCGGCACCGCTGACCCGGGATCGGATATTGATCCCCCGTCCCGAGTTATTAATTTCAGCTATCAATCCATACTCGGGATTATTCAGTTTATTTATTACATCTTCAATTGTGTAGGCGTCTGAAAAGTCAACAACAAAGGTTCGCCCGCCATTGGTAATTTGCAGGCCCGAATTCCGGTCAAAATCCTCGCCGCTGCCCCCTTCTGTAACGGCAGCCCATTCGCCCGGTGGCGTGGGGAAAACCAACCCCTGGCCCGGAAATTCGCCCCGATCCGTGATATCCAGCAACGCATAGAAAGGAATCACACCGGCTGAATAAGCGTCATTGATCGCCGCGACAACATCCTCCGCTTTGGTGTGCGTTTCGTCGATGCGAATCGTGAGTTCTTTATTGACGGCGTCATATTCGATCAATTCGTTTCCCACGGTGACCAGGGGATCATCGACAAGGCGTATTTTCACGCCGTTTAAGGCGTCGCCGTTGCGGTCCGCCTCCAGAATGAGGTCGTTGTCACTTCCCTGAAAACGCAAAACGGCCCGCGCCGGTGTGCCCAGTAGATCGCTCAGCCGCGTCGTGTTCCTCAGACGCGGCTGAAGATCGCTACCCACAATTGGCGATGTTCCGACGCCGATCTCGCGAAAGATTCCCAGTTGCTTGGCCGTGGTCCCGCTGCCCACATCACGGATGGTCAGGTCGCCCGTGCTGGAGGCAAGCTGGATTTTTAAACCCGTGGCCGTCACCTCTACATTCAGGGGAATATTCGCCGCATTATGTTTAATAAGCAGCGCGACATCCCCAATTGTGTGCGCGCTGCTCAGATCGACGATCGCTGTTGTGGTTCCATCAGAGATGGCGATGCTTCCCAGTGCGATACCCGCCCCGTTATGCAGGTCGCCAAGCGGTGTATCGAACCGCAACCGCGGACGGAGATCGGCGCTGCCCTGCACAACCTGAGAGACCGCGCCGAATATCGCACTGCCAGGAACATTGTTGTCGAATAAAAGATCCGTATCAACATAGGATTTTAGGACACCCTCATTCCCCTGGTAGAGAATAAGGTTATTTCCAACCCGTGTAAATGGTCTTGTATCGGTGGCTGTGCCCGCAAAAAGATAGCGTCCGCGGAATTTTTGGTTGGCTGCATCCAAAAGCTGCTGAATGGCCTGCTGAATTTGCTGAGCCGCAGCTGCCCGCTGGGCGTCGGTGGCCGTCGTGCCGAGCACGCCCAAGGCATTGGCTCGTGCCTCGGCCACAATTTCTGAAACCCGGCTGAGAGCCGTATCCGAAGCAGCCAGGTACGACTGCGTGGTGGCGAGATTGGACTTGACCTGACTTTTCTGCTCCAGAAGTCTTTGCAGTTCGATGACCCGCAAAGAGGCAATCGGATCAGCACTGGGAACACTGAACCGATGGCCTGTGCTCAGTTGGGTCTGAAGTTCAAAAATATCCTTCTGATCCGCCTGCATCTGCTGCAGGAGACGCTGGCGGACGAATAAATCGGTGATTCGGGTGGTGGGAACACCACTAACGCCGCTCATAAATGTGGTGCCCTGATGGCTATTCGAAAGTGTTTCCGGTACTATCCCGTACGTGAATATGACTCAGTACGCCATTAATCAGATTTAAATACTCACCAGAATTTCAATCAAATCGTTGAGTGTTTTAATAAAACGGGCTGAGACCTGAAACTGTCGCTGGTAAGCAATCAATTTGACGACTTCCTCGTCGAGGTTGACGCCGCTAACGGCCAGTTTCTGACCTCGCAGCGTATTTTCGAAGGTTCTCGCCGAATCGGCCTCTGCTTTGGCGATCGCTGAGCCCTGCGTTACTTCGGCAACCATTCGATCATAAAGTTCGTGAAGGCTCAATCCGCCATAATCGTCCAGAGGTTTGTCACCGAATCCCGCAAGTTCTTCTGCGAGTTGAGTGTCCGCACCAATGCCCCCTCGACTTGCGGCGAACTTGCTCGGATCACTCGCCACCACAGGGTTGATGCCGATATTCCCGGCGTTGCTACCGGTGAAAAACGTGTTGATGCCCAGCCCCGCGAGCAGACCACTCGTGTCGTTGGCAAATGCGAAGACCTGATCGCTGGAGGTGGACCGGATCGTCAGCCTGCCGCCTGCATCGATCGATGCCGAGAGACCGTCTATGGCATTAATCTGGTCGGCAATATCCTGAAGTGTCGTCTTTGGAGTATGTCCCAATAAATCAACCCGAATAGTGTACGTCCTTATTGTTCCTGTTTGTGTATTATACAACTGTATCTGGAACGAACCGTTGCGAGGGGGAAATGGCAAGCCGGCACTGTCCAGCGGGATATCGCTGGCCACCACAGCGTTCGTGGAGGTGACCGTGGAAAACCCGGTGAGCCCCTGCCCACTGGAAAACAGCTGATTGAAGCCCGAGATGAGCGCGGCGCTGAACTCGTTGAGCTGGTCGAGAAAACCGCCGAGGATGCTGTCGCGCGCAACCAGAAGTCCATGCAACTCTCCGGAATTCACTTCCAGAGGCGAGTTCGTTTCGTCCAGGCGAATCTCGGAAATGGCAAGGCCGCGATCGCTCCGCCGAGCTACTGAGACCTGTCGGGCTGTGCCTTCATAGACCAGAAAGAAACCGCCGGAATAAACAGCGACGCCCCCACTCGGTTGTTCCTCAACGCGAATATCAATGAGGCTGGCCAGCTCTTCCAGGTCCTGCAGCCGCTGGTCCCGAAGACCCACCGCGTCGCTCTGGGAAACGTCCCCACCCTCGGTCTCGGCAATGCGAATATTCAGTCGCCGAATATCCTCAATAAGTTTGTTGATGCGATCGGCAATATCGTCGACTCTGGAATTGAGGTCGGAGCGTACCTGATTAACACGTTCATAAAGACGCCGAATATTCTGTGTCAGGGTCTGTCCCTGGAGGACAGCTAGATTCCTGGCAGAGGTGCTCTCTGGCTGATTGAGGATCTCTGAGATACTGGCGAAAAAACGTGTGAGATCGCTGCTGAGGTCGGTTTCATTCAGCTCCCCGATGAGCCCCTCCAGTTGGTGGAACGTTTGTTCGCGGACTTCCGCTCCTGCCCGATCACTCACAGACGCCCGCAGTCGCTCTTCGAGAAAGTGATCGATTTTCTGAATGACGGCTGCCACCTCAACCCCGAGGCCCATGGGGAGCCCCCCCAGCTTCTGGATGGGCGCTGGCTTGAGGATAACCTCCTCCCGAATGTAACCGGGAGTTTCGGCGTTGGCGATGTTTTGGCCGGCCACCTGCAGGGCGATCTGGTCCGCCCGAAGGGTATTGCTGGCCATCCGAATGGCACTAAAAAGGGACATTGCGTCTTTCCTGTCTTACATCGCCTTTGCAGCCTGACTAAGATTCTCAAACTGATTGATCGAGCAAGCTCCCCTGCGGAGTCTCACAGACAGGTGTTCCCCTTTTTTCATATGTCGGCGCACGCTGGCCACCGGTCGCGATAATCTCTATCAATTGCGAAAGATGCATGAGAGCCCTTTGATTGAGCATCCAATTTGTAAGATTGTGAATTTGCAGAAGACGCATATTATGGGCAGCTTCGGCAAGCCGGTTCGAGACGGCTCTGCTCACTCCCGCCGATTCCGCCAGCGTCCGTACATTGTCAGCGGAAAAGCCTTCCTGGCGGGCTTTATTCAGGAGTTCTCCCCGGCGATCCAAACACTGTTGAAGGCGCGACTGAATATATTCGCACCGGGGAACGAGTGCGGCCAGGCCTTCCGCATCAGCGTTGGCAAGGCAAGTTCGCTTTTCCCGAAGATACGTCAGCACCTGTTCCTGAATCGTGATCAACTCGTTGAGAAAGTCAGCCAGTTCACGCTCCCAAACTGTGCCCATGTGAGTATCCTTACTCCAGTCCAATCCACATGGCATTCGTGATGGAAAACCCTGCTGCTGCGGCGAATGTCCAAGGCGCCGACACAACGGCCATCAGCCGACACGGGATCGGCCCGTGAAGAAGCGCGGCCGCCAGTGGGCCCGCCTGCCAGATGCGATGTCCCCGTCTCCTCCTTTAGTGCCGCTTGGCTATCAATCTTCCTCTTAACTGACTATGTCACCGCAACGATTTTCGCTGGAGCTGGAACAGCTCGTACATCGGTCCGGCAAATCTGTCACCGGTTGCCTGGGCCAGTTTTTCCGCCACGGCCATGTCCAGATGCTGTTCGAAAATATCCTCCGCCAATCCTCCATGGAAGTATTTCGTTTTAGGCACGGATTTTCGCATTTCTTTAAGAAGCAGTCCGAAGAACGTTTGTCCCACAAATTGCTCAAAAACCTCCTTCAGTTTGGCTTCATCACCGTCCGGTATGTGCGAGATGGTGCCTTCCACATCGCCAGTCAGGTCCATTGGCCGATTTGCCAACTCAGTATTGACCTCGCTGAATTCGTTAGAGAGTCTGTGCGGAGAGAACTGGCTGTCCGACTGATTGGCCGCCCGCTCCAAAATCGCAGCAAACGTCTCTCCCTGGGAACGGAGGGCCTCCTGAGCCGCGACGCTGGCCGGAGTCCACGGAGTGGATAAGAGTGCCGGACGTGTCGAAACTGTATTCAACATGATACTTCTTTCATTGATTTCGTGCTCAGTTAATTTACATGTTTTATTCAATAATCAGTCGGCCGCGTAATTTGCCGTTTTTCTCAAGCGATTTGATGATCTGGATGACATCCTGGGTGGGCGTATTGAGGGCATTGAGCGCGTCAATCAGAGTCTTGAGTTTGGTCGTTTGAGTCTGGCTCGAATCAAGGCCGACAAATTGAGCTCCACCTGCCTGAATAACCATGTTTTTATGGGTGATGACCACCGGCCCGACCTCCACATCCCCGCTCATAACGATACTTCCCGCCCGTTCATTGATAACAACTCGCGGCCCCAGCGGGACTTCCATCAGCGGCAGTTCCATAATCTGGGAAACGAAGAGAACAGGATCATCCGCGTACTGGCGGGGGACGAGTACCTCGATCGTCACCTGGTTGATGGCCCGAGCAAGAGGCACGCCGCCACTCTGGACCGTCATGTGAGAGTTGATCAGTTCCACAATATCCTGAGCGACCTGAAAGTCAGCGTAGGGCGGTTCAATGACAAGGGTGATGCGTCCATCTTTTACAAAAGGATTGAAGAAATCCGATTCCAGGCGACACCCACCGCTGATGCGGCCTACGGTGGGCGTTTCGGGATTGTCGATCGTGATGGGGCCTTCCGCCAGCGCATAGACTCGACGGTCACGCGGATCAGGACCGACAAGCGGGGTGAGAAAGAGCGTCCCGCCGGCGAGGCTTTTGCACGCTCCCACAGAATGAACCTGGCAATCAATCCGGTCTCCCTGGCGGGCACCAGCGGGAGGGACAGTGGCCGTCACCAGAACAAGGGCCACGTTTTTGGCATCCTTCAGCTCGGCCGGGCCGTTTTTGC
This is a stretch of genomic DNA from Thermogutta terrifontis. It encodes these proteins:
- a CDS encoding 5-formyltetrahydrofolate cyclo-ligase, which produces MEPLQEILARKQELRRRLRAVQSSVPQEWIEAASRLVVSQLKSFPPFRAANTVMCFVSLPREVCTHELLQEMRREAKNVVIPWCESTELRLFRFRNFDELVPGTLGILEPAEWFRTAVDRVATPEELDVVLVPGLGFDRRGGRLGRGKGYYDRFLKQLSPRVPKVGLAFEWQLVEEIPMLPHDIRMDWIVTEKNIYSCH
- the flgL gene encoding flagellar hook-associated protein FlgL, producing MSGVSGVPTTRITDLFVRQRLLQQMQADQKDIFELQTQLSTGHRFSVPSADPIASLRVIELQRLLEQKSQVKSNLATTQSYLAASDTALSRVSEIVAEARANALGVLGTTATDAQRAAAAQQIQQAIQQLLDAANQKFRGRYLFAGTATDTRPFTRVGNNLILYQGNEGVLKSYVDTDLLFDNNVPGSAIFGAVSQVVQGSADLRPRLRFDTPLGDLHNGAGIALGSIAISDGTTTAIVDLSSAHTIGDVALLIKHNAANIPLNVEVTATGLKIQLASSTGDLTIRDVGSGTTAKQLGIFREIGVGTSPIVGSDLQPRLRNTTRLSDLLGTPARAVLRFQGSDNDLILEADRNGDALNGVKIRLVDDPLVTVGNELIEYDAVNKELTIRIDETHTKAEDVVAAINDAYSAGVIPFYALLDITDRGEFPGQGLVFPTPPGEWAAVTEGGSGEDFDRNSGLQITNGGRTFVVDFSDAYTIEDVINKLNNPEYGLIAEINNSGRGINIRSRVSGADFAIGENGGKTATQLGVRTLTGSTRLSELNFGRGVHDYQEVGQTAQVIFNPIGANNALILQARVPGAEWNGYKLRFFDTGGPPGSETISFDPVQKEIAIGIVPGSTTAQKIVELFAATPGARDYFDLRLADENGANNGSGLLSIGEVQTSGGSAGGVDFVITRADGVKLEIDIAGAQTLQDIIDRINNHPSNPPRAPGEPPLLTARLAKYGNGIELVDESVGPGVLTVERTKLSTAAIDLGLIPPGAERSTATNAGSRGQVVVNSPGTNNDLIIRTRGSTSEANGYRVIVEDSGGTPASFSFDPTSKTLRFKIQPGVTTASELIQLFQADPVAPQMFEMVLDGQDGNDGSGTVALTDPQNPPTVDGGEGARLTGRDVHPLETEGIFTALVRLHRALIENDVSEAQRAVDLLDQSVLNLNFARAELGAKQQGLDILAQRLEDENLQLQTALSSDYDADLAEVISSLVAKQSAYQAALQATARIFRMTLLDYI
- the flgK gene encoding flagellar hook-associated protein FlgK, which translates into the protein MSLFSAIRMASNTLRADQIALQVAGQNIANAETPGYIREEVILKPAPIQKLGGLPMGLGVEVAAVIQKIDHFLEERLRASVSDRAGAEVREQTFHQLEGLIGELNETDLSSDLTRFFASISEILNQPESTSARNLAVLQGQTLTQNIRRLYERVNQVRSDLNSRVDDIADRINKLIEDIRRLNIRIAETEGGDVSQSDAVGLRDQRLQDLEELASLIDIRVEEQPSGGVAVYSGGFFLVYEGTARQVSVARRSDRGLAISEIRLDETNSPLEVNSGELHGLLVARDSILGGFLDQLNEFSAALISGFNQLFSSGQGLTGFSTVTSTNAVVASDIPLDSAGLPFPPRNGSFQIQLYNTQTGTIRTYTIRVDLLGHTPKTTLQDIADQINAIDGLSASIDAGGRLTIRSTSSDQVFAFANDTSGLLAGLGINTFFTGSNAGNIGINPVVASDPSKFAASRGGIGADTQLAEELAGFGDKPLDDYGGLSLHELYDRMVAEVTQGSAIAKAEADSARTFENTLRGQKLAVSGVNLDEEVVKLIAYQRQFQVSARFIKTLNDLIEILVSI
- the flgN gene encoding flagellar export chaperone FlgN → MGTVWERELADFLNELITIQEQVLTYLREKRTCLANADAEGLAALVPRCEYIQSRLQQCLDRRGELLNKARQEGFSADNVRTLAESAGVSRAVSNRLAEAAHNMRLLQIHNLTNWMLNQRALMHLSQLIEIIATGGQRAPTYEKRGTPVCETPQGSLLDQSV
- a CDS encoding rod-binding protein, translating into MLNTVSTRPALLSTPWTPASVAAQEALRSQGETFAAILERAANQSDSQFSPHRLSNEFSEVNTELANRPMDLTGDVEGTISHIPDGDEAKLKEVFEQFVGQTFFGLLLKEMRKSVPKTKYFHGGLAEDIFEQHLDMAVAEKLAQATGDRFAGPMYELFQLQRKSLR
- a CDS encoding flagellar basal body P-ring protein FlgI translates to MMNLPRFAFLVCFSLILASGAPASLAAVPLKTICRVKGQEDNSLHGLGLVVGLRGTGDGGSFLPTIRSMSVALEMMGTPLGKNGPAELKDAKNVALVLVTATVPPAGARQGDRIDCQVHSVGACKSLAGGTLFLTPLVGPDPRDRRVYALAEGPITIDNPETPTVGRISGGCRLESDFFNPFVKDGRITLVIEPPYADFQVAQDIVELINSHMTVQSGGVPLARAINQVTIEVLVPRQYADDPVLFVSQIMELPLMEVPLGPRVVINERAGSIVMSGDVEVGPVVITHKNMVIQAGGAQFVGLDSSQTQTTKLKTLIDALNALNTPTQDVIQIIKSLEKNGKLRGRLIIE